The proteins below come from a single Zhouia spongiae genomic window:
- a CDS encoding BlaI/MecI/CopY family transcriptional regulator, which produces MKLSKSEEEVMNHLWKLRRAFMKDLLEQYEEPKPANTTIATLLKRMQDKGFISYKLFGKSREYYPLVSKEKYFSKQLKGMIKNFFNDSPAQFASFFTEKTELTEAELKELRKIIDEQLKKP; this is translated from the coding sequence ATGAAACTATCCAAATCGGAAGAAGAAGTTATGAATCATTTATGGAAGCTCAGAAGGGCTTTTATGAAGGATTTGTTAGAGCAATATGAGGAACCCAAGCCGGCAAATACCACCATAGCTACCCTATTGAAGCGAATGCAGGATAAAGGCTTTATATCTTATAAACTGTTCGGCAAATCGAGAGAATATTACCCTTTGGTTTCAAAAGAGAAGTACTTCTCGAAACAACTAAAGGGGATGATCAAAAATTTCTTTAATGACTCACCGGCTCAATTTGCTTCATTTTTTACAGAAAAGACCGAGTTGACCGAAGCCGAGTTAAAAGAATTACGCAAGATTATAGACGAACAACTAAAAAAACCGTAA
- a CDS encoding M56 family metallopeptidase — protein sequence MLLYILKSGACLAILLLFYKFLLEREGCHSFKRFFLLASLVSSLLIPLITFKEYIDINDTASPFIMESVDSGHDIIAEETINPMPVFLWSIYIIGVLVFYIRFSIRIKGIIERINQNQLYHHSAYTNVLLNEKITPHTFLKYIFLNKKAYEQQEIPKEVLIHEEAHARQHHSYDIIFLEVLQIVMWFNPLIYFTKQLVRLNHEFLADREVLKQGVHSSLYQETILAFSSNTRYSNLSSAINYSSIKKRFTVMKTQTSRFTRLKSALLLPLLAVLIYSFSEKEIMMKHNQTEVIVLKMPNNNEVEFQESTFTLKAIEKELSSYIEREEVHIEYGPEVTVEACNSLHNLLIKLGFPIIKEYAIGTNGILMKDFYSHTLKVNTPEDALLQYNSLAKHYNTFKLDKGMDLIDISKIQYLYEKLTPHQKKSAEPYPDLSSFKNSKQLLITIQQGATKKMVDEYNKLAEKYKHSNLGKVRIDKKEVARMHHIYGLMTKQQKAKAKPYPSFPPPPPPAPKHKQVKEEVIEIIEEPVPPPTPKEPVVIEVIEERIEEPKEEIIEVIETEEVITGNGTKKVTENKGMPTPPPPPDPVEHFRELEKQQAKFYYNGKSITAKKAIEIVKTKKATNISVRKESNGVPTVKLTDKPVKN from the coding sequence ATGCTACTCTACATACTAAAATCGGGTGCTTGTTTGGCGATATTGTTACTCTTTTATAAGTTTTTATTAGAACGAGAGGGGTGTCACTCTTTTAAACGCTTTTTTCTTTTAGCGTCGCTGGTCAGCAGCCTTTTAATTCCTCTTATTACATTTAAAGAATACATCGACATCAACGATACAGCCTCCCCATTTATCATGGAGTCAGTCGATTCAGGCCATGATATCATAGCGGAGGAAACCATCAATCCCATGCCTGTATTCTTGTGGAGCATCTATATCATCGGCGTATTGGTCTTTTATATTCGTTTTAGTATACGCATTAAAGGAATTATTGAAAGAATAAATCAAAATCAGTTATATCATCATTCTGCATACACGAATGTTCTTTTAAACGAAAAAATAACCCCACATACATTTCTGAAGTATATTTTTTTAAACAAAAAAGCATACGAACAACAGGAGATCCCAAAAGAAGTATTGATTCACGAGGAGGCTCATGCGCGGCAACATCATTCTTACGACATTATTTTTCTGGAGGTATTGCAGATTGTTATGTGGTTTAATCCACTCATTTATTTCACCAAGCAATTGGTCAGGCTGAATCATGAATTTTTAGCAGACCGTGAGGTTTTAAAACAGGGAGTTCATTCATCATTATATCAGGAAACGATACTGGCATTCTCATCAAATACCAGGTATTCGAACCTGTCAAGTGCCATTAATTATTCATCAATCAAAAAACGATTTACAGTTATGAAAACACAAACATCGAGATTTACCCGGCTTAAGTCAGCTTTATTATTGCCGCTGCTGGCCGTACTCATCTACAGTTTTAGTGAAAAGGAAATTATGATGAAGCACAATCAAACCGAGGTCATTGTGCTGAAAATGCCAAACAACAATGAAGTTGAATTTCAAGAATCTACCTTCACCTTAAAAGCCATCGAAAAGGAACTTTCCAGTTATATTGAAAGAGAGGAAGTTCATATTGAGTATGGGCCGGAAGTAACTGTTGAAGCCTGCAATTCACTTCACAACCTTTTGATAAAGCTGGGATTCCCCATCATCAAAGAATATGCTATAGGAACCAATGGAATTTTAATGAAGGATTTCTACAGTCACACATTGAAAGTAAACACTCCGGAGGATGCCTTGCTACAATACAACAGTCTGGCCAAACATTATAATACCTTCAAGCTGGATAAGGGTATGGACCTAATTGATATTAGCAAAATACAATATCTCTATGAGAAACTAACACCGCATCAAAAAAAATCTGCTGAACCTTATCCTGATTTATCGTCTTTTAAAAATTCGAAACAGTTATTAATAACAATACAACAGGGTGCTACTAAAAAAATGGTGGACGAATACAATAAACTTGCTGAGAAATACAAGCATAGTAACCTGGGCAAGGTTCGAATTGACAAGAAAGAGGTTGCTCGTATGCACCATATTTACGGACTTATGACCAAACAACAGAAGGCAAAAGCGAAACCTTATCCCAGCTTTCCGCCACCACCCCCACCTGCTCCCAAACATAAACAAGTAAAAGAAGAGGTCATTGAAATAATCGAAGAGCCTGTACCACCTCCTACTCCAAAGGAGCCTGTAGTTATAGAAGTTATTGAGGAGCGTATAGAAGAACCAAAAGAAGAAATCATAGAAGTGATAGAAACAGAAGAAGTTATAACGGGCAACGGAACCAAAAAAGTGACTGAAAATAAGGGCATGCCAACACCACCTCCTCCACCGGATCCTGTTGAACATTTTAGGGAGTTGGAAAAACAGCAGGCTAAATTTTATTACAATGGTAAATCTATAACTGCAAAAAAAGCCATTGAAATCGTTAAAACAAAAAAAGCCACTAATATATCCGTCCGTAAAGAAAGCAACGGGGTTCCGACAGTTAAGCTTACAGACAAACCTGTTAAAAATTAA
- a CDS encoding DUF4407 domain-containing protein has product MIKKFFWMCSGADTELLENCSKAEQIKQAGIGGTVFFTTVMAFIASSYALYTVFDNVYLAVVFGLVWGLLIFNLDRFIVSTIKKRDSLRSEFIQAVPRILLAVIIAIVIAKPLELKIFEKEIDRVLLEEKNNLTLANQEQIALQFSPEIRQLESQVETLKQEIINKETEVNNLYDTYIAEAEGREGTLKTGKGPVYKEKREKHDASLQELQTLRETNNAKISELENQISALKTNYQDKVANTQPVIDGFDGLMARIDALEKLPWLPSFFIFLLFFAIETAPIFAKLMAPKGEYDIRLADREEAARTWADQKAYQRKQQLAADAAINDKVYKDLSEEEELYTYKRKTAREIMQLQADAFYKQQKKLL; this is encoded by the coding sequence ATGATCAAAAAATTCTTCTGGATGTGTTCCGGGGCCGACACTGAACTCCTCGAAAACTGTTCAAAGGCCGAACAGATAAAACAGGCCGGTATTGGCGGTACTGTATTTTTTACAACTGTAATGGCTTTTATTGCGAGCTCGTATGCTCTTTATACTGTTTTTGACAATGTTTATCTTGCTGTTGTATTCGGACTGGTCTGGGGTTTGCTTATTTTTAATCTCGACCGGTTTATTGTTTCAACCATAAAAAAACGCGACAGTCTCAGAAGTGAATTTATACAGGCCGTACCACGTATTCTTCTGGCCGTAATTATCGCTATTGTTATTGCCAAACCTTTAGAACTTAAAATCTTTGAAAAAGAGATAGACCGGGTGTTACTGGAAGAAAAAAACAACCTTACTCTTGCTAACCAGGAGCAAATAGCATTACAGTTCAGCCCTGAAATCCGGCAATTAGAAAGTCAGGTCGAAACCTTAAAACAAGAAATCATCAACAAAGAAACCGAGGTAAACAATCTTTACGACACTTATATTGCTGAAGCAGAAGGAAGAGAGGGTACACTAAAAACAGGAAAAGGTCCTGTATATAAAGAGAAAAGAGAAAAACACGATGCCAGCTTACAGGAACTGCAAACACTCCGTGAAACCAATAATGCCAAGATCAGTGAATTAGAAAATCAGATTTCAGCATTAAAAACCAACTACCAGGACAAGGTTGCCAATACCCAACCGGTTATTGATGGTTTTGACGGGCTTATGGCTCGTATTGATGCTTTGGAAAAACTACCATGGCTGCCTTCATTTTTTATATTCCTATTATTTTTCGCAATCGAAACTGCCCCGATTTTTGCCAAGCTGATGGCACCGAAAGGCGAATATGACATCAGGCTTGCTGACAGGGAAGAAGCAGCAAGAACCTGGGCCGACCAAAAAGCCTACCAGCGAAAACAACAATTGGCAGCCGATGCAGCTATTAACGATAAGGTGTACAAAGATTTATCCGAAGAAGAGGAATTATATACTTATAAACGTAAAACTGCACGTGAGATCATGCAACTACAGGCCGATGCCTTTTACAAGCAACAAAAAAAATTACTGTAG
- a CDS encoding glycoside hydrolase family 95 protein, with protein sequence MSKLYVPLLVFIFIIIGCSSKEENNEVHTLKLWYDAPANALEEDSENGWKNNPEWLKALPLGNGSLGAMVFGDVHTERIQLNEESIWSGSPDDNNNPEAHKYLDSIRRLLFAGKYKEATVLTNQTQVCSGKGSGHGNGANVPFGCFQTLGDLWIENHSKTPYSNYYRDLNLHNAIATVTYEQDSISYTREILTSNPDQILAASFRASKPGSISFNVKMNRPEHYKTYAEEQQLIMSGELPDGKGGSNLKYMARLKAVAKNGEVTYSDNGIEIKNADEVTLYLSASTDYVLEHPHYSGRNYKNSTLEHLNKAVKKGFRAVKADHIKDYKGYFDRVRLDLSGGNITDIPTDRRVTRFKDSLQDLHLTELLFQYGRYLLISSSRPGTLPANLQGIWANQVQTPWNGDYHTDVNIQMNYWPAETTNLSELHLPVFDLLQNLVKPGSATAAVQYGNNGWVLHPITNVWGYTAPGEMASWGMHSTGGAWLSQHIMEHYEFTRDTGFLKRMYPVLKGSVAFYNDWLVEDPKTGKLVSGPAVSPENTFITKDGTVAQISMGPSHDQQVISQLFSDYLKASEILHIKDNHTSVTKTNLDRLARTQIGSDGRLMEWAEEFEEREPGHRHISHLFAVHPGAEINSFDTPELAAAAKKSLDYRINHGGGHTGWSAAWLISQYARLGAADEARNSLNTVLSKSTSPNLFGLHPPFQIDANFGATAGITEMLLQSHAGVIELLPALPGDWTSGSVSGLRARGGFTVDLNWENGKLTHAKIRSDHDQSCTIVYNDQKVTVDAKAGISFNPLKL encoded by the coding sequence ATGAGCAAACTTTATGTACCCTTACTGGTTTTTATCTTCATAATCATCGGTTGCTCTTCGAAAGAAGAAAACAATGAAGTCCATACCTTAAAACTTTGGTACGATGCACCTGCCAATGCGTTGGAGGAAGACTCAGAAAACGGCTGGAAAAACAACCCGGAATGGCTAAAAGCGCTACCCCTCGGTAATGGCAGCCTGGGAGCTATGGTTTTTGGCGACGTACATACAGAGCGCATACAACTCAATGAAGAGAGTATCTGGTCCGGAAGTCCCGACGACAACAACAACCCGGAGGCTCATAAATACCTCGATAGTATTCGCCGGTTATTATTTGCCGGCAAATACAAGGAAGCTACGGTTCTTACCAATCAGACACAAGTATGCAGCGGAAAAGGATCCGGACATGGAAATGGTGCCAATGTGCCCTTTGGGTGTTTTCAAACGCTGGGCGACTTATGGATTGAAAACCATTCCAAAACACCCTATAGCAATTATTACAGGGATCTGAATTTACACAATGCGATAGCTACTGTAACCTATGAGCAGGACAGCATCAGTTACACACGGGAAATTCTAACCAGTAATCCGGATCAGATACTGGCAGCTTCTTTCAGGGCCAGTAAACCGGGCAGTATATCATTTAACGTTAAAATGAACAGACCGGAGCATTATAAAACCTATGCTGAGGAGCAACAGCTTATCATGAGCGGTGAACTTCCCGATGGTAAGGGGGGCTCCAATTTAAAATACATGGCCCGGCTTAAGGCAGTTGCGAAAAACGGAGAAGTAACATATTCAGACAATGGTATTGAAATAAAAAATGCCGACGAGGTTACACTATACCTGAGCGCATCTACCGACTATGTCCTTGAGCATCCTCATTACAGCGGTCGCAATTATAAAAATAGTACCCTGGAGCACCTCAACAAGGCCGTAAAAAAGGGGTTCAGGGCTGTTAAGGCAGACCATATAAAAGATTACAAAGGTTATTTTGACAGGGTTCGTCTTGATTTAAGCGGAGGAAACATCACTGATATCCCGACAGACCGGCGGGTAACCCGTTTTAAAGACTCTTTACAAGATTTGCACCTCACGGAGTTGCTTTTCCAGTACGGCCGTTATTTGCTAATATCATCATCCAGACCCGGTACGCTTCCGGCAAACCTGCAAGGCATATGGGCTAATCAGGTACAAACTCCCTGGAACGGAGATTATCATACCGATGTAAACATTCAGATGAATTACTGGCCTGCTGAAACCACTAACCTGTCTGAACTTCACCTGCCTGTATTCGACTTATTACAGAATCTGGTAAAACCCGGAAGCGCAACGGCTGCGGTACAATATGGGAATAACGGCTGGGTTTTACATCCTATCACGAATGTTTGGGGATATACAGCTCCCGGAGAAATGGCTTCGTGGGGAATGCATTCTACAGGCGGCGCCTGGCTGTCGCAACATATCATGGAGCACTACGAATTTACCAGGGACACCGGCTTTTTAAAACGGATGTATCCGGTTTTAAAAGGATCGGTCGCTTTTTATAACGACTGGCTGGTTGAGGACCCTAAAACCGGGAAATTGGTTTCGGGACCTGCAGTTTCGCCCGAAAATACTTTTATCACAAAAGATGGTACTGTTGCTCAGATCAGTATGGGACCGTCACACGATCAGCAGGTAATCTCACAATTGTTCAGCGACTACCTGAAGGCCTCCGAAATACTCCATATTAAAGACAATCATACTTCTGTTACCAAAACTAATTTAGACCGCTTGGCAAGAACACAGATAGGTAGCGACGGCCGACTTATGGAATGGGCTGAAGAGTTTGAAGAAAGAGAACCCGGACATCGTCATATCTCGCATTTATTTGCGGTACATCCCGGAGCTGAAATCAACTCGTTTGACACTCCGGAACTTGCTGCGGCCGCAAAGAAATCGCTGGACTACAGAATTAATCATGGCGGTGGCCATACCGGCTGGAGTGCTGCCTGGCTTATCAGTCAGTATGCCCGGTTAGGTGCCGCCGACGAAGCCAGGAACTCATTAAACACCGTATTATCCAAAAGTACAAGTCCGAACCTTTTCGGCTTACATCCGCCATTTCAAATAGATGCCAATTTCGGTGCCACAGCCGGGATAACCGAAATGTTGCTCCAAAGTCATGCCGGAGTCATAGAATTATTGCCTGCACTTCCTGGTGACTGGACTTCGGGCAGTGTTTCAGGCTTAAGAGCCAGGGGTGGATTTACGGTCGATCTAAATTGGGAAAACGGGAAGCTTACTCATGCTAAAATCAGGTCTGACCACGATCAGTCATGTACTATTGTTTACAACGATCAAAAAGTCACCGTAGATGCAAAAGCCGGAATCTCTTTTAATCCGTTAAAATTATAA
- a CDS encoding MFS transporter, with the protein MKKLIMSGNTHPVYNLKLGLVCFSSLLFSASYNMLIPELPAYLTSLGGAKYIGFIISLFTLTAGLSRPFSGKLTDTIGRLPIMIFGTIVCVICGMLYPMVHTIFGFLLLRLLHGFSTGFKPTATSAYVADITPTQSWGAAIGMQSLFYSTGMAVGPALGSFIKMNYSYNVLFYASSVCAFLSMLVILNMKETLQPKQKFKWSLLRINRSDVIALEVLPAALVVLLVYVSFGVILTLIPDWTAHLGIGNKGMFFIVFTVSSLLVRFVAGKASDYYGRKILIIIGLLVLVASMLLLGLATSVMLFITGAVLYGIAMGVLSPSLNAWTIDMSLKHARGKAVATMYIALEAGIGLGALFSGWYYQSRIDNIPEVMYAVSIIAFTALLYMLLKHRK; encoded by the coding sequence ATGAAAAAACTCATAATGTCGGGTAATACCCACCCTGTATATAACTTAAAACTAGGCCTGGTCTGTTTTAGTTCGCTCCTTTTTTCTGCCAGTTATAATATGCTGATCCCTGAGTTACCGGCTTACCTCACTTCTTTGGGAGGGGCAAAGTATATCGGGTTTATCATTTCGTTGTTTACCCTTACGGCCGGCTTGTCGCGTCCGTTTAGCGGTAAACTCACCGATACGATTGGGCGGTTGCCGATTATGATATTCGGAACCATAGTTTGTGTCATATGCGGAATGCTGTATCCGATGGTACATACCATATTTGGATTTTTGCTGTTACGACTGCTTCATGGTTTTTCGACAGGATTTAAACCGACGGCAACTTCGGCTTATGTTGCCGATATAACCCCGACACAATCGTGGGGGGCGGCCATCGGCATGCAAAGTTTGTTTTACAGTACCGGAATGGCAGTCGGACCTGCCCTGGGGAGTTTTATTAAAATGAATTATTCGTATAACGTATTGTTCTATGCCTCTTCAGTCTGTGCCTTTCTGTCTATGCTGGTCATCCTGAACATGAAAGAAACATTGCAGCCTAAGCAAAAGTTTAAATGGTCTTTATTGCGAATCAACAGGAGTGACGTTATTGCGCTCGAAGTCCTGCCCGCAGCGTTGGTAGTATTGCTTGTTTATGTTTCGTTTGGAGTGATCCTGACCCTGATTCCGGACTGGACAGCCCACTTGGGTATAGGGAATAAAGGGATGTTTTTTATAGTCTTTACCGTTTCGTCATTGCTGGTACGGTTCGTGGCAGGGAAAGCCTCGGATTATTACGGCCGCAAAATATTAATCATTATCGGACTGCTGGTTTTGGTAGCGTCTATGTTGCTGCTGGGCTTGGCAACATCTGTGATGCTATTTATTACCGGTGCTGTTTTATACGGAATAGCCATGGGAGTATTGTCTCCTTCGTTAAATGCCTGGACCATAGACATGAGCCTGAAACACGCCCGGGGTAAGGCTGTAGCCACCATGTATATTGCTCTGGAGGCCGGAATAGGACTGGGAGCCTTGTTCTCCGGATGGTATTACCAGAGCAGAATAGATAATATACCGGAGGTTATGTATGCCGTAAGTATTATTGCATTTACAGCCTTGTTGTATATGCTTTTAAAACACAGAAAATAA
- a CDS encoding Crp/Fnr family transcriptional regulator: MIRKNLKLLQYLIRTFPENNEHNISVVNYHPGEIILDQNKRVYSVHIVKKGIVKCYLTEDNGNDFIQEFFGDGELFGEVEVIKGGLSFCKIEAITPVEVFLVSETTFTSLLETNRQFNRLILEALTNKIQYKAIRHAYNQSHTIEDKLIRLQNEFPQLFRKISKSDIANYLGITIRSLNRTLNAMDS, translated from the coding sequence ATGATTCGTAAAAACCTGAAATTATTACAGTACCTGATCAGGACATTCCCTGAAAATAACGAACACAATATTTCTGTAGTAAATTATCACCCGGGTGAAATTATTCTGGATCAGAATAAACGGGTATACAGTGTACATATCGTTAAAAAAGGAATCGTAAAGTGCTACCTCACCGAAGATAACGGCAACGATTTTATACAGGAGTTCTTTGGTGACGGAGAGCTTTTTGGTGAAGTAGAGGTTATTAAAGGCGGACTTAGCTTTTGCAAGATAGAGGCCATAACTCCCGTAGAGGTCTTTTTAGTTTCCGAAACAACTTTTACTTCGTTGCTTGAAACTAACAGACAATTTAACCGGCTCATCCTGGAAGCACTCACTAATAAAATACAGTATAAAGCCATCCGTCATGCATACAACCAATCGCATACCATAGAAGACAAGCTTATACGCCTGCAAAATGAGTTCCCCCAGTTATTCCGGAAAATATCGAAGTCAGACATTGCCAACTATTTAGGCATTACCATCAGAAGCCTAAACAGGACCCTCAACGCTATGGACAGTTAG
- a CDS encoding DUF7670 domain-containing protein has translation MAHLKKISDIILWLARILAAIVIAFILFFLLTHLSNKGNTDNQAIPTKDVLAFILFPVGTLFGLVLCFIRERAGSIITLTSMIILMIIRPDLASNHLLLSLAFIPGFLFFIHSFLKD, from the coding sequence ATGGCTCATCTTAAAAAAATAAGTGACATCATTTTGTGGCTTGCCCGTATTTTGGCAGCTATTGTCATTGCCTTTATATTGTTCTTTTTGCTGACACATCTATCGAATAAAGGCAATACCGATAACCAAGCGATTCCGACCAAAGATGTTCTTGCTTTTATTTTATTTCCGGTGGGGACACTCTTCGGACTTGTTCTTTGTTTTATCAGAGAACGTGCCGGTAGTATTATTACCCTAACGAGCATGATTATTTTAATGATTATCAGACCCGATCTTGCTTCTAACCACTTATTGCTTAGCCTTGCCTTTATACCGGGATTTTTATTTTTTATTCATTCGTTTTTAAAAGACTGA
- a CDS encoding TlpA disulfide reductase family protein, with protein MKKVLTLLIIPIIIISCKNRNDGFTITGYIEGIKDSTLIKLYDIDRQFNIDSTYSSNRDFTLKGKVENPTSCRIYAEGQSTVIQVENVEMTFKSSINNLNLESKVSGGREQELQNELKKLQQPHDIVYLGAYDSLMKKDYTSNVEKQKLIKRFNESQSASQEIYVNFGKQHPDSYLGLKIIYMNRKSIPKDSLKLIYQNLKTQYKETTIAKALGIFLYEDIAKTGSKYIDFTAKTIDNNNFRLSSLKDKFIYLSFWEAGCIPCRLENKFLSKNFDSIPNDLTIVSFSIGKNLESWKKASAADKITWHNVSDYEGGQGSIKTRYGVQAIPTSFLINKEGIIIKKFTGFNPDKNLIDELKKVMNENK; from the coding sequence ATGAAGAAAGTACTAACGCTATTGATAATCCCTATCATTATTATAAGTTGTAAAAACAGAAATGACGGATTTACAATTACAGGATATATAGAAGGGATTAAGGATAGCACATTAATCAAACTGTATGATATTGACCGTCAATTCAATATTGATTCAACCTATTCTTCCAACAGAGATTTCACTCTGAAAGGGAAAGTCGAAAACCCAACAAGTTGCAGGATTTATGCAGAAGGACAATCGACAGTAATTCAAGTTGAGAATGTAGAAATGACATTTAAATCATCAATCAATAATTTAAACCTTGAAAGTAAAGTTTCTGGTGGCAGGGAACAAGAATTACAAAACGAACTTAAAAAACTCCAACAACCACACGACATAGTTTATTTGGGAGCTTATGATAGCCTTATGAAAAAAGATTACACAAGTAATGTTGAAAAGCAAAAATTGATTAAACGGTTCAATGAATCTCAATCAGCTTCTCAAGAAATTTATGTCAATTTTGGAAAACAACATCCGGATTCATATTTAGGTTTAAAGATTATTTATATGAACAGAAAAAGTATCCCAAAAGATTCATTAAAACTAATTTATCAAAACTTAAAAACACAATATAAAGAAACAACAATCGCCAAAGCATTAGGGATATTTCTATATGAGGACATTGCTAAAACTGGAAGCAAATACATAGATTTTACGGCAAAAACAATCGATAATAACAATTTCAGACTGTCGTCTCTAAAGGATAAATTCATTTATTTAAGTTTTTGGGAAGCTGGCTGTATTCCTTGTCGATTAGAAAATAAGTTTTTAAGTAAAAATTTTGACAGTATTCCCAATGATTTAACTATTGTCAGTTTTTCAATTGGTAAAAACTTGGAATCTTGGAAAAAAGCATCAGCCGCCGACAAAATTACTTGGCATAATGTATCTGATTATGAAGGGGGACAAGGTAGTATAAAAACTAGATACGGTGTGCAGGCAATACCAACTTCTTTTTTGATTAATAAGGAAGGTATCATCATAAAGAAATTTACAGGTTTTAACCCTGATAAGAATTTAATAGATGAACTGAAAAAAGTGATGAACGAAAACAAATAA
- a CDS encoding VOC family protein, whose protein sequence is MNLNQITVPSLDLTKSIPFYEKLGLKLIVKSLPHYARFECPNGNSTFSIHQTDELPKGDGIYVYFECENLDEQVGKIKSEGIEFDQEPTDQRWLWREARLKDVDGNQLILFYGGENRLNPPWRIKN, encoded by the coding sequence ATGAATTTGAACCAAATAACAGTTCCTTCATTGGATTTGACAAAATCAATACCGTTTTATGAAAAACTGGGACTTAAATTAATCGTGAAATCTCTACCGCATTACGCACGATTTGAATGTCCAAATGGAAACTCAACTTTTTCAATTCATCAAACGGACGAATTACCAAAAGGAGATGGAATCTATGTATATTTTGAATGTGAAAATCTTGACGAGCAAGTTGGCAAAATAAAAAGTGAAGGAATTGAATTCGACCAAGAACCAACTGACCAGAGATGGTTGTGGAGAGAAGCAAGATTAAAAGATGTGGATGGAAATCAACTAATTTTATTTTATGGTGGAGAAAACCGACTAAATCCACCCTGGCGAATAAAAAACTAA
- a CDS encoding GNAT family N-acetyltransferase yields the protein MKKKYIFKSERLGFRNWTKNDITEFAKINSDPEVMEHFPKLLNEKETSEFIDRLIDHYDRNGYNYFATEVIDSGEFIGFIGLAYQEYPSDFTPAVDIGWRLKKRAWGKGYATEGAKRCLEFAFEELNLDTIIATCTEQNSKSENVMEKIGMIKIGTFNHPKLKEYPEYEKCICYGTNKSTWNR from the coding sequence TTGAAAAAAAAGTACATTTTTAAATCGGAAAGGCTTGGATTCCGTAATTGGACAAAAAATGACATCACTGAATTCGCGAAAATAAATTCAGACCCGGAAGTCATGGAACACTTCCCTAAACTATTAAACGAAAAAGAAACGTCTGAGTTTATTGATCGGTTAATAGATCATTATGACAGAAACGGATACAATTATTTCGCGACAGAAGTCATAGACAGTGGGGAATTCATCGGATTTATCGGGCTCGCATACCAGGAATACCCATCTGATTTCACCCCAGCGGTTGACATTGGGTGGCGATTGAAGAAAAGAGCCTGGGGAAAGGGCTATGCAACCGAAGGAGCCAAGAGATGCCTTGAATTTGCATTTGAAGAATTGAACCTGGATACAATTATCGCCACTTGTACAGAACAAAATTCTAAATCAGAAAATGTCATGGAGAAAATCGGAATGATAAAGATTGGAACATTTAACCATCCGAAACTAAAAGAATATCCCGAATATGAAAAATGTATCTGTTACGGAACAAATAAAAGTACCTGGAACCGTTAA